The Metabacillus litoralis genome contains a region encoding:
- a CDS encoding TniQ family protein, producing MERSTLYNLEPLNLNNAYIESIGSYVERIAVLHNITTGTLLSKIISPILDKKYINNINLKGGDGFYKGSNAIAGFGTTANDFRNAMEVLTTRGDLVKTTLINQGPMLTFRGLLRNKKAWCPECLETMVEVDKEEVYFPLLWNIELFSICPKHRIKLEDKCRNCNGEMNILSRTSIPGYCSRCLNWLGSKAKIEGLDTIYNPQKEYEIRKSLFAEELIALGIENNNQPFTREDVIKGLNGVVHNIFNNNIRKAANELGFKETTFRYWVKGKNLPGLDAVAKMCLTFNISLKQFLNVNISSSDILYININVEEARQINNKYDHIFISKILQKVINDNLFISIKRLADYIGCDRTLLTKIYPEECKIIIEENKKFMSTKKIKRLKQKFDELDTAFFHTIKIDEFPSVRQLEKKLGKNFLKEKELRERFNNLRNLYL from the coding sequence ATGGAGAGAAGCACTTTATATAATCTAGAACCATTAAATTTAAATAATGCATATATCGAATCAATAGGTAGTTATGTAGAAAGAATAGCAGTTTTACATAATATAACTACCGGTACATTACTGTCTAAAATAATATCTCCAATTCTTGATAAAAAGTATATAAATAACATTAATCTAAAAGGGGGAGATGGATTCTATAAGGGATCAAATGCTATTGCTGGTTTTGGTACAACTGCAAATGACTTTAGGAATGCAATGGAAGTCTTAACTACAAGAGGAGATTTAGTTAAAACCACACTAATCAACCAAGGTCCAATGTTAACATTCAGAGGACTACTAAGGAACAAAAAGGCGTGGTGTCCAGAATGTTTAGAAACTATGGTAGAGGTTGATAAAGAAGAAGTATATTTTCCTCTATTGTGGAATATTGAATTATTTTCTATATGTCCTAAACATAGAATCAAATTAGAAGATAAATGCCGAAATTGTAATGGAGAAATGAATATATTGTCAAGAACATCCATACCTGGATATTGTTCAAGATGTCTTAATTGGTTAGGGAGTAAAGCTAAAATAGAGGGATTAGACACAATATATAATCCTCAGAAAGAATATGAAATTAGAAAGTCCCTTTTTGCAGAAGAATTAATAGCTCTTGGTATAGAGAATAATAATCAACCTTTTACAAGGGAAGATGTAATAAAGGGGCTTAATGGAGTTGTGCATAACATATTTAATAATAATATAAGGAAGGCTGCAAATGAGCTAGGATTTAAGGAGACTACGTTTAGATACTGGGTTAAAGGAAAGAATTTACCAGGATTAGATGCTGTAGCTAAAATGTGTCTTACTTTTAATATTAGTTTGAAACAATTTCTAAACGTTAATATATCAAGTTCAGATATATTATATATCAATATAAATGTGGAGGAGGCAAGACAGATAAACAATAAATACGATCACATCTTTATATCGAAAATTTTGCAAAAAGTGATTAATGATAATCTATTCATTTCCATAAAGAGGTTAGCTGATTATATTGGGTGCGACCGTACTTTGTTAACCAAAATATATCCAGAGGAATGCAAAATAATAATAGAGGAAAATAAAAAATTTATGTCAACTAAAAAAATTAAAAGACTAAAACAAAAGTTTGATGAATTAGATACGGCTTTTTTTCATACCATCAAAATCGATGAATTTCCCAGTGTTAGACAGTTAGAGAAGAAATTAGGTAAAAATTTTTTGAAGGAAAAAGAGTTAAGAGAGAGATTTAATAACTTAAGAAACTTATATCTGTAA
- a CDS encoding Cthe_2314 family HEPN domain-containing protein: MILLNIEEEELKRIAIDLDLPSFPNKRKLEEIISILYGIEEVETNKLLKIADWLFSIITNHLELKTAIVYGIAHKKDDFNTDSYVALSNQPFYHPPLSYFANHSVELAFSLSEKLAQLINVIEDINKNIEEVSLYNFTNENVLRRTPKMQDSKFLEPLKSIADKRNIIRDIRNNKTHKAESELIRNKVQFSEGNIGDKPTTFIMHTIDNLPIVPYKTLLICKEFYITCTEKINEIIKLTEEYLLVKYEELLNDFYEMGVYKIGMGQYTSLTGLNLE, translated from the coding sequence GTGATTCTATTAAACATAGAGGAAGAAGAATTAAAAAGAATAGCAATAGATTTGGATTTGCCATCATTCCCAAACAAAAGAAAATTAGAAGAAATAATATCAATTTTATATGGAATTGAAGAAGTTGAAACTAACAAATTATTAAAAATTGCAGATTGGTTATTTTCTATTATCACTAATCATCTTGAATTAAAAACGGCAATAGTATATGGTATCGCACATAAAAAAGATGACTTTAATACAGATTCATATGTTGCTTTATCTAATCAACCCTTTTATCATCCACCACTTTCTTATTTTGCTAATCATTCTGTAGAGCTAGCATTTTCTTTAAGTGAGAAATTGGCTCAATTGATTAATGTTATTGAAGATATTAATAAGAATATTGAAGAAGTATCACTTTATAATTTCACGAATGAAAATGTTCTTAGAAGAACACCTAAAATGCAGGATTCAAAATTTCTAGAACCTTTAAAATCTATAGCTGATAAACGTAACATAATTAGAGATATAAGAAATAATAAAACCCATAAAGCTGAATCAGAACTTATTCGAAATAAAGTTCAATTCTCGGAAGGAAATATTGGTGATAAACCTACTACATTTATTATGCACACTATAGATAATTTACCTATTGTCCCCTACAAAACACTTTTGATATGCAAGGAATTTTATATAACTTGTACAGAAAAAATTAATGAGATTATTAAATTAACCGAGGAGTACCTACTTGTTAAATATGAAGAGTTATTGAATGACTTTTATGAAATGGGTGTATATAAAATAGGAATGGGACAATATACATCATTAACTGGTTTGAATTTAGAATAA
- a CDS encoding TrlF family AAA-like ATPase: MVGNADLAEFKELLEDQTNFFKQFESSRLGEEKGIIKSDTVIELYLERLGRTYKITFSNYGGGQFSKNVYKLNDQGEYEESTDPILELFRVNIFSQKQIYNIATRPNALRDKIDQSIDSLEAHLSAIRDIQSSYFETTAKIRNLKHQISKKERLEIDITDIRERLLQFEEKGYQTTLKKQKELETEELFLKKVINDFENKEDRLREFIEGFSYIDFDEFNFTPESSDELRRILARNSTELQQVIIKLTEAGTELSRAKNSLTQLIETSNWFDRFNQVKSDFETLQSELTQEDLDDLGNIEHLSNQLIIKEKELGDIEQSERELESLNDELNTISDTYLELRKQVTTFRREFLQVVLADSRNIKIEVKPFRDSEHYEIELRKILQREDKFNEDFQTINSFIFNGNAERKTKEISGIIAAIKETAENDGRFTTRFNTLLKGLNDEQIDNIRLLYPEDKIEVQYKANEASGFKSISNASAGQKTSAILTFLLSYGNTPLLLDQPEDDLDNQLIYELIVNRLANSKNKRQIITVTHNANIPVNGDSEWVIAMNSESKYTEVLCDGSIENQNIKDAICNIMEGGREAFKLRARRYKFQI, encoded by the coding sequence TTGGTTGGCAATGCTGATTTAGCTGAATTTAAGGAACTCTTAGAAGATCAAACAAATTTCTTTAAACAATTTGAATCTAGTAGACTAGGTGAAGAAAAGGGAATTATAAAAAGCGATACTGTCATTGAATTATATTTAGAACGTTTAGGAAGAACATACAAAATTACATTTTCTAACTATGGTGGCGGACAATTTAGTAAAAATGTATATAAGTTGAATGACCAAGGGGAATATGAAGAATCAACCGATCCTATTTTAGAGCTATTCCGTGTGAATATTTTTTCACAAAAGCAAATTTATAATATTGCCACACGTCCTAATGCTCTAAGAGATAAAATTGATCAATCAATTGATTCTTTAGAAGCACATCTTAGTGCTATTAGAGATATTCAAAGTAGTTACTTTGAGACAACTGCTAAAATCAGAAATTTAAAACATCAAATTAGTAAAAAAGAAAGGCTAGAAATTGATATAACTGATATTAGAGAAAGACTTTTACAGTTTGAGGAGAAAGGATATCAAACTACCTTAAAAAAGCAGAAGGAACTTGAAACTGAAGAGTTATTCCTAAAGAAAGTTATTAATGATTTTGAGAATAAAGAGGATAGATTGAGAGAGTTTATTGAGGGATTCTCTTACATAGATTTTGATGAATTCAATTTTACTCCGGAATCAAGCGATGAGTTAAGAAGAATCTTAGCACGGAATTCAACAGAATTACAACAAGTTATTATTAAACTCACCGAAGCAGGTACAGAACTATCCAGAGCAAAGAATTCATTAACACAATTGATTGAAACTTCAAATTGGTTTGATAGATTTAATCAGGTTAAAAGTGATTTTGAAACTTTACAGTCTGAGCTCACACAAGAGGATTTAGATGACTTAGGAAATATAGAGCACCTTTCAAATCAGCTAATTATTAAAGAAAAGGAACTTGGTGATATTGAACAATCTGAAAGAGAACTAGAATCATTAAATGATGAATTAAACACAATTTCAGATACTTATTTAGAGCTAAGAAAACAAGTGACTACATTCCGAAGAGAGTTTTTACAGGTTGTACTTGCTGATAGTAGAAATATTAAAATCGAAGTTAAGCCGTTTCGAGACTCCGAACATTATGAAATTGAGTTAAGAAAGATTCTCCAAAGAGAAGATAAATTTAATGAAGACTTTCAAACAATTAATTCATTTATCTTTAATGGAAATGCGGAGAGAAAGACTAAAGAAATAAGCGGAATTATAGCTGCTATAAAAGAAACTGCTGAAAATGATGGTAGGTTTACAACAAGGTTTAATACCTTACTTAAGGGTTTGAATGATGAACAAATAGATAACATCAGGCTATTATATCCTGAAGATAAGATTGAGGTTCAATACAAAGCAAATGAAGCATCTGGGTTTAAATCTATTTCCAATGCTTCAGCAGGTCAAAAAACTTCAGCAATACTTACATTCCTTTTATCTTATGGTAATACTCCACTACTATTGGATCAACCAGAAGATGATTTGGATAATCAATTGATATACGAATTAATTGTAAATCGCTTAGCTAATTCGAAAAATAAACGTCAGATTATAACTGTTACTCATAATGCTAACATTCCCGTGAATGGAGACTCTGAATGGGTAATAGCAATGAATTCTGAGAGCAAGTATACTGAAGTTCTTTGTGATGGTTCCATTGAAAACCAAAATATTAAGGATGCGATATGTAATATTATGGAAGGTGGAAGAGAGGCCTTTAAACTAAGGGCTAGAAGATATAAGTTTCAAATATAA
- a CDS encoding PHP domain-containing protein, translating into MNFRGNKWYKCDLHLHTPESKCFPDKEVTPEQWVQSCIEKGLDVVAVTDHNSGNYIDRVIEAANGTNLTVFPGVEITCDTSKVHLLILFDKDKRSSDINQFLHYCGIQDNMFAEQTATTEINENIFTVADKANSRGAIVIPAHIDEYNGISVTSYQTMQQFLDISYINGVQVVNKELYNAGNYTSDERINLIKARYPSVTEELIKNWNNAVSIAKEARKAILTFSDNPSGDNETTHGLWGIGKRYTWIKMEEEVSLESLRHALLMPDQKIRNDFDCTTLPYNTPELLIKGLEVKNTVLNPENTIKVQFNPQLNTIIGGRGLENLLSTGLSADSWLAMLI; encoded by the coding sequence ATGAATTTTAGAGGTAATAAATGGTATAAATGTGATTTGCATCTTCATACTCCAGAAAGTAAATGTTTCCCTGATAAAGAGGTAACCCCTGAGCAATGGGTACAATCTTGTATAGAAAAGGGATTAGATGTTGTAGCTGTAACTGATCATAACAGTGGTAATTATATTGATCGAGTAATTGAGGCTGCCAATGGGACAAACTTAACAGTCTTCCCTGGAGTTGAGATAACTTGTGATACATCAAAAGTTCATTTATTAATCCTGTTTGATAAGGACAAGCGTTCTAGTGACATAAATCAATTCCTTCATTATTGTGGAATTCAGGACAATATGTTTGCAGAGCAAACTGCAACTACGGAAATAAATGAAAATATATTTACTGTTGCAGATAAAGCTAATAGCCGTGGAGCAATTGTTATCCCTGCTCACATTGATGAATATAATGGGATCTCTGTAACAAGTTATCAAACAATGCAACAATTCTTAGATATTTCTTATATCAATGGTGTACAGGTTGTTAATAAGGAGCTATATAATGCAGGAAATTACACTTCCGACGAACGTATAAACTTAATTAAAGCAAGATATCCATCTGTCACTGAAGAGCTTATAAAAAATTGGAATAATGCAGTTAGTATAGCAAAAGAAGCAAGGAAAGCAATTTTAACCTTTTCTGATAATCCTAGTGGAGATAATGAAACCACACACGGTCTGTGGGGAATCGGGAAAAGGTATACCTGGATCAAAATGGAAGAGGAAGTTTCCCTAGAGAGTCTTAGACACGCTTTATTAATGCCTGATCAGAAGATTAGGAACGATTTTGATTGTACGACACTGCCTTATAATACTCCTGAACTTCTTATAAAAGGCTTAGAAGTAAAAAATACTGTTTTAAATCCTGAAAACACAATAAAGGTTCAATTTAACCCTCAACTGAATACCATTATAGGTGGACGTGGACTGGAAAATCTGCTATCAACAGGATTATCCGCGGACTCTTGGTTGGCAATGCTGATTTAG
- a CDS encoding helix-turn-helix domain-containing protein, with amino-acid sequence MKYKVYEYSSQLGTHLKELRKEKNLTLKELEKISGVSFSQISKIEKNVHKPSLETIEKLSEALCIDLNELLQFSRLFSENTFETEIDADTKYNALVKFQSTCQLCGAKAPSSTIIATYIKPTSFGGEKNLDNITLLCKDCNNSREKLINKNGIEEDYFYSKYILNTD; translated from the coding sequence ATGAAGTATAAAGTGTACGAATATTCTTCCCAACTTGGAACACATTTAAAAGAATTAAGAAAAGAAAAAAATTTAACCCTTAAAGAGTTAGAAAAAATCTCAGGAGTAAGTTTTAGTCAAATATCTAAGATAGAAAAAAATGTTCATAAACCATCTTTAGAAACAATTGAGAAATTAAGCGAAGCTTTGTGTATAGACTTAAATGAATTGTTGCAATTCTCCCGTCTATTCTCTGAAAATACATTTGAAACTGAAATAGATGCGGATACCAAATACAATGCTTTAGTAAAATTCCAAAGCACTTGTCAACTGTGTGGTGCTAAGGCCCCTTCTTCTACAATAATAGCTACTTATATTAAGCCTACTAGTTTTGGTGGTGAAAAAAATCTTGATAACATTACATTACTGTGCAAAGATTGCAATAATTCAAGAGAAAAATTAATTAATAAAAATGGGATTGAAGAGGATTATTTTTACTCTAAATATATACTTAACACTGATTGA
- a CDS encoding TnsA endonuclease N-terminal domain-containing protein, with product MKDNEFDKWIATKGLSNEAIDLIGKIRKSDPARRVGSGGENVPGFYPSRKMGVTIQFESHTLELAAIYEKEINETVLEYYDQPNQFKINFHNEKGKKLGIRYTPDFFVIEENWIGWEEWKEEEALKNLSFKYPDRYLKDENDAWRCPPAERYAAQYGVSFRVRSSSEINWTYQRNIRFLEDYLLNPIKVKDVTRNFILNTIRLRPSIKLDEISGNIEGVYEIDDVYQLIANGEIVVDLQSEDICDRKNFSLHLSIESLRTHQTIMKTQVENDNSISLRTLDTSIGNKIQWGVEIWEIKNVTGERIYIENNGEFTDLSLEYFESLILSGTVKGLTNKVISNENDNYKELIMTMSERDSKEALHRYNVVMGIMNGAKYDEFNESERTIRNWLKKYKDAEKKYGNGYVGLIPNKKARGNRLPKLEIEVIELMEEIIKNEYENKKQKNKNTVYNQFIKVCKNKGYEPPAYKTFLGYIKKRPIHNQIKKRKGHKAAYATEEFFRLDHLRTPRHGSRPFEIVHIDHTELDIELVCSTTGKNLGRPWITFAVDAYTRKVLAFYLTFDSPSYKSCMMVLRELVNRYKRKPSSIIVDGGKEFESVYFEQLLAVLKVTKKKRPPTKARFGNVVERLFGTMNKQFIHNLMGNTQITKNVRQVIKSFNPKNNATWTLEALYELIKEYTYDIYDNTYHTTLAISPNELYVQSLSDTGKRTQTYVTDMEGFYFLTLPSTSKGTAKVQINEGVKIRNTYYWTDRFRNPKFQLKEVKIKYDPFDVGIAYAYLDNQWVEMYSEYYSVLKGRTEKEIKLITSEIRKQDKLLGVNKAMTSTRLIEFIDRAEKNEVIELQRLKDEALKKIIAPNKGINRNNTDLKTEVNNVIEMSNKFEKQGSKDNVKSLSELKRTKLLEQVKEDLEGFEGF from the coding sequence ATGAAGGATAATGAATTTGATAAGTGGATCGCTACAAAAGGATTATCCAATGAAGCTATTGATTTGATAGGGAAAATTAGAAAATCTGACCCTGCGAGGAGAGTGGGAAGTGGAGGAGAGAATGTTCCAGGTTTTTACCCAAGTAGAAAAATGGGAGTTACAATTCAGTTTGAAAGTCATACACTTGAACTAGCAGCTATTTATGAAAAGGAAATTAACGAAACTGTATTAGAATACTATGATCAACCTAATCAATTTAAGATTAACTTCCATAATGAAAAGGGAAAGAAATTGGGAATAAGGTATACTCCAGATTTTTTCGTCATAGAAGAAAACTGGATTGGTTGGGAGGAATGGAAAGAAGAAGAAGCGTTAAAAAATTTATCTTTCAAATATCCTGACAGGTATTTGAAGGATGAAAATGACGCTTGGCGTTGTCCGCCAGCAGAACGATATGCTGCACAGTATGGGGTATCTTTTAGAGTTAGATCTTCGTCGGAGATTAACTGGACATATCAACGTAATATTAGATTTCTAGAAGATTATTTACTAAATCCCATTAAAGTTAAAGACGTTACTAGAAATTTTATACTTAACACTATCAGATTAAGACCTTCAATAAAACTTGATGAGATAAGCGGAAATATTGAAGGAGTATATGAAATAGATGATGTCTATCAATTAATCGCTAATGGTGAAATTGTGGTGGATTTACAATCAGAAGATATTTGCGATCGGAAAAACTTCTCATTACACTTATCTATCGAATCATTAAGAACTCATCAAACAATTATGAAAACACAAGTTGAAAATGATAATTCAATTTCATTGAGAACATTGGATACTTCAATTGGGAATAAAATTCAATGGGGTGTTGAAATTTGGGAGATAAAAAACGTCACAGGTGAAAGAATTTACATAGAAAATAATGGTGAGTTTACAGATTTATCACTAGAATATTTTGAGTCGTTAATTTTAAGTGGGACAGTCAAAGGTCTTACAAACAAGGTAATCTCTAATGAAAATGATAATTATAAAGAATTAATTATGACTATGAGTGAAAGAGATTCAAAGGAAGCACTACACCGGTACAATGTAGTTATGGGTATTATGAATGGGGCAAAATATGATGAATTTAATGAGAGCGAAAGAACAATTAGAAATTGGTTAAAAAAATATAAAGATGCTGAGAAAAAATATGGAAATGGATATGTTGGATTAATTCCAAATAAAAAGGCGAGGGGAAATCGTTTGCCTAAGTTGGAAATAGAAGTTATAGAATTAATGGAAGAAATAATAAAAAATGAATATGAGAATAAAAAACAAAAAAATAAAAATACAGTTTATAACCAATTCATAAAAGTTTGCAAAAATAAAGGATATGAACCACCTGCCTACAAAACATTTTTAGGATACATAAAGAAAAGACCGATTCATAACCAAATTAAAAAGAGAAAAGGTCATAAAGCAGCTTATGCAACAGAGGAATTCTTCAGACTAGATCATTTAAGAACACCTCGTCACGGGAGTAGACCATTCGAGATTGTTCACATAGACCATACAGAACTAGATATTGAGTTAGTATGTTCAACAACTGGAAAAAATCTTGGGCGACCGTGGATCACCTTTGCTGTGGATGCTTATACACGGAAGGTCCTTGCATTTTACTTAACTTTTGATTCACCGAGTTATAAGTCTTGTATGATGGTTTTAAGGGAACTTGTAAATAGATATAAAAGGAAACCATCCTCCATAATTGTTGATGGAGGGAAAGAATTTGAAAGTGTATATTTTGAACAACTTCTCGCAGTTCTTAAAGTAACTAAAAAGAAAAGACCACCTACAAAAGCAAGGTTCGGAAATGTTGTTGAAAGACTATTTGGAACAATGAATAAGCAATTTATTCATAATTTAATGGGTAACACACAAATAACAAAGAATGTTAGGCAAGTGATAAAGAGCTTCAATCCAAAAAACAATGCAACTTGGACACTTGAGGCATTATATGAATTAATAAAAGAATATACTTATGATATCTATGACAACACGTATCACACAACTTTAGCTATATCACCTAATGAACTTTATGTACAAAGTCTTTCTGATACTGGAAAAAGAACACAGACTTATGTGACTGATATGGAAGGTTTTTATTTCTTAACTTTACCATCTACATCGAAGGGAACAGCAAAAGTTCAAATTAACGAAGGAGTAAAAATTAGAAATACATATTATTGGACTGATAGGTTTCGAAATCCCAAGTTTCAATTAAAAGAAGTGAAAATAAAGTATGATCCTTTTGATGTAGGAATTGCATATGCATACTTAGATAATCAATGGGTTGAGATGTATTCAGAGTACTACTCTGTATTGAAAGGAAGAACAGAGAAGGAGATAAAACTAATTACTTCAGAAATAAGAAAACAGGATAAATTACTTGGAGTAAATAAGGCGATGACATCTACAAGGTTAATTGAATTTATTGATAGGGCTGAAAAGAATGAAGTTATTGAACTCCAAAGACTAAAGGATGAGGCTTTAAAGAAAATAATTGCTCCAAATAAAGGGATTAATAGAAATAACACTGATTTGAAAACTGAAGTAAATAATGTTATAGAAATGAGCAATAAATTTGAAAAACAAGGAAGTAAAGATAATGTGAAGAGCTTATCAGAACTAAAAAGAACTAAACTACTGGAACAAGTAAAGGAAGACCTTGAAGGATTTGAGGGCTTTTAG
- the smpB gene encoding SsrA-binding protein SmpB, producing MPKGMGKVVAQNKKANHDYSIEETFEAGIVLQGTEIKSIRNGRVNLKDSYARIDRGEVFLLNMHVSPYEQGNRYNHDPLRQRKLLLHKREIVKLIGATKEEGYALVPLKMYLKNGYAKVLIGLGKGKKKYDKREDLKKKEAKRDIERAFRERQKM from the coding sequence ATGCCAAAAGGTATGGGAAAAGTAGTCGCCCAAAACAAAAAAGCAAATCATGACTATTCAATAGAGGAAACATTTGAAGCTGGCATTGTCCTTCAAGGTACGGAAATTAAATCAATTCGTAATGGACGTGTAAACTTAAAGGACTCGTATGCACGTATTGATCGTGGCGAAGTATTTCTATTGAACATGCATGTTAGCCCGTATGAACAAGGAAATCGCTATAATCATGATCCACTAAGACAAAGGAAGCTATTACTTCATAAGCGTGAAATTGTGAAACTAATTGGTGCAACCAAAGAAGAAGGTTATGCCCTTGTTCCTTTAAAGATGTATTTGAAAAATGGTTATGCAAAGGTGCTAATCGGTCTTGGTAAAGGGAAAAAGAAATACGATAAACGTGAAGATCTGAAGAAGAAGGAAGCGAAGCGTGATATCGAACGTGCCTTTAGAGAACGTCAAAAAATGTAG
- a CDS encoding restriction endonuclease has protein sequence MAELVKISDFSHLQNLEDGKEKAKAAKEAINALKELYSSHSSLLEEQKKIEERRALATEKLVRNKALNERLEQLKYEYYQLLGQSYNPQSRGYKLEIFLKELFLLFDLDPKSSFKLLGEQIDGAFSFQNTEFLLEAKWHKEPTNIQHLDAFNGKLGRKLENTLGLFISINGFTDDAVTAHSAGKKSMILMDGMDLMAVLERRIDLIELLSFKKRVASQKGNIYFKVNDILLT, from the coding sequence ATGGCTGAGTTAGTAAAGATAAGTGACTTTAGCCATCTACAGAATTTAGAGGATGGAAAAGAAAAAGCTAAAGCAGCAAAAGAGGCAATTAATGCTTTAAAAGAACTTTATTCTTCTCACTCTTCCCTGTTAGAAGAACAAAAGAAAATTGAAGAACGGCGAGCACTAGCCACTGAAAAGTTAGTAAGAAATAAAGCATTAAATGAACGATTAGAGCAATTAAAATATGAATATTATCAGTTATTAGGCCAATCATATAATCCGCAATCGAGAGGATATAAGTTAGAGATTTTTTTAAAAGAATTATTCCTTTTATTTGATCTTGATCCCAAGTCGTCTTTTAAATTGTTAGGAGAGCAAATTGACGGTGCTTTTTCTTTTCAAAATACAGAGTTTTTACTCGAAGCAAAGTGGCATAAGGAACCAACAAATATTCAACACTTGGATGCCTTTAATGGAAAATTAGGTCGAAAATTAGAAAATACACTTGGATTGTTTATTTCTATAAATGGATTTACTGATGATGCTGTGACAGCACATTCCGCTGGAAAGAAGTCAATGATATTAATGGATGGAATGGATTTAATGGCAGTATTAGAGAGAAGAATTGATCTAATCGAATTATTATCTTTTAAAAAACGGGTTGCTTCTCAGAAAGGAAATATATATTTTAAAGTGAATGACATTCTGTTAACCTAA
- a CDS encoding type II toxin-antitoxin system PemK/MazF family toxin: protein MKKQGYLYWGNVPDNTGVSGKRPFLVLSNNQVNNNSVIVAPLRSIKSSIATHITIASDSYPFKDGSILLDQITTIKEEYLQEEICKIRDENYSKVKETLRMLFSL, encoded by the coding sequence GTGAAGAAACAAGGCTATCTATATTGGGGAAATGTTCCTGACAATACAGGAGTATCAGGTAAAAGACCATTTTTAGTTTTATCAAATAACCAAGTGAATAATAATTCAGTAATTGTAGCACCATTAAGATCTATTAAAAGCTCTATAGCAACTCATATTACAATAGCCAGTGATTCGTACCCATTTAAAGATGGCTCCATATTATTAGATCAAATTACTACAATAAAGGAAGAATATTTACAGGAAGAAATTTGTAAAATAAGGGACGAGAACTACAGTAAAGTTAAGGAAACATTGAGAATGTTGTTTTCGCTATAA